In a genomic window of Tamandua tetradactyla isolate mTamTet1 chromosome 17, mTamTet1.pri, whole genome shotgun sequence:
- the REG1A gene encoding lithostathine-1-alpha, giving the protein MVRTDLCFLLISCLVFLPQSQGQEAQTELPSARISCPEGANAHGAYCYFFNTERLTWVEADLFCQNMNSGHLVSVLNQAEGAFVASLIKESSTQDYNVWVGLYDPKKNRRWHWISGSLFSYKAWTTGAPSSTNPGYCVSLASNTGFLKWKDVNCESAFSFVCKFKY; this is encoded by the exons ATGGTGCGCACTGACTTATGCTTCCTGCTGATCTCCTGCCTGGTGTTCCTGCCGCAGAGCCAAG GACAGGAAGCTCAGACGGAGTTGCCCTCTGCCCGGATCAGCTGCCCAGAAGGTGCCAATGCCCATGGAGCCTACTGCTACTTCTTTAACACAGAACGTCTGACCTGGGTTGAAGCAGAT CTCTTCTGCCAGAACATGAATTCGGGCCACCTGGTGTCTGTTCTCAACCAGGCTGAGGGTGCTTTCGTGGCCTCCCTGATCAAAGAAAGCAGCACCCAGGACTACAATGTCTGGGTTGGCCTCTATGACCCCAAAAAG AACCGCCGCTGGCACTGGATTAGTGGGTCCCTATTCTCCTACAAAGCCTGGACCACAGGAGCCCCCAGCAGTACCAACCCTGGCTACTGTGTAAGCTTGGCTTCAAACACAG GATTCCTCAAATGGAAGGATGTAAATTGTGAGTCAGCATTCTCCTTTGTGTGCAAGTTCAAATACTAG